The following coding sequences are from one Arthrobacter crystallopoietes window:
- a CDS encoding flavin reductase, giving the protein MQQTFENAVANAWEAAWDQGEVEALEALVTPDYVRVSKGSGKASNLSQHQNEILAIREGFPDLVTSVDAVVVNGETAAIFWTSTGTHRAPFMGVPPTGRQVQTRGSNFLTMENGRIKQETVTWDSSELLASLGIRHLGDAMAPADPAVVVDSLAGEPDLEIMKTFNRQFVTGVTVVTTSENGVPKGLAVNAYASVSLEPPLVMVCIQKTSSTYPALFASSHLGINILSNQQKDTVSTFASKSADKFADLDWHAGPSGSPLIDGSSAALEAEIRERFQAKTHTIFICRVRHAEVSETSPMVYQAGRFFDSEGLSQL; this is encoded by the coding sequence ATGCAACAGACTTTTGAGAACGCAGTAGCGAACGCGTGGGAAGCCGCTTGGGACCAGGGAGAGGTGGAAGCGCTTGAGGCGCTAGTCACTCCGGACTACGTCAGGGTCAGCAAGGGCAGCGGCAAGGCCTCCAACCTCAGCCAGCACCAAAATGAAATCCTCGCGATCCGGGAAGGATTCCCGGATCTGGTGACTTCGGTCGATGCTGTAGTCGTGAACGGTGAGACCGCCGCGATTTTCTGGACGTCGACAGGGACGCATAGGGCTCCGTTCATGGGTGTTCCGCCCACGGGACGCCAGGTGCAGACGCGTGGCTCCAATTTCCTGACCATGGAAAACGGCCGGATCAAGCAGGAAACCGTTACCTGGGACAGCAGCGAGCTCCTCGCCTCCCTCGGCATCCGCCATTTGGGCGACGCGATGGCGCCGGCAGACCCCGCCGTCGTCGTTGATTCCCTCGCGGGTGAGCCGGACCTCGAAATCATGAAGACCTTCAACCGCCAGTTCGTCACCGGCGTTACCGTAGTCACGACCAGCGAAAACGGCGTTCCGAAGGGTCTGGCCGTCAACGCTTACGCATCCGTTTCGCTGGAACCGCCGCTGGTCATGGTCTGCATCCAGAAAACATCCTCCACCTACCCCGCCTTGTTCGCCTCCAGCCACCTGGGCATCAACATCCTCAGCAACCAGCAAAAGGACACCGTTTCCACTTTCGCCTCAAAATCGGCGGATAAATTTGCGGATCTGGACTGGCACGCAGGCCCCAGCGGATCACCGTTGATCGACGGATCTTCCGCGGCACTTGAAGCCGAGATCCGGGAACGCTTCCAAGCGAAGACCCACACCATCTTTATTTGCCGCGTCCGCCACGCAGAAGTGAGCGAGACATCGCCGATGGTTTATCAGGCAGGCCGCTTCTTCGACAGCGAAGGCCTGTCCCAGCTCTGA
- a CDS encoding ATP-dependent Clp protease ATP-binding subunit, which produces MPLFFGPATSGSGSFDEFLARYLQGQRAAQARRPIDITRLLSRRSHELLGHAARFATDHGHSEVDALHILRVTVEQEPSASHLKQAGAEPAAIAKAAEERLPEESDEKPDTPPSLTQSAQRVLLDAHQVARSFGSTYIDPEHLFIAFVLNTESPAGQVLAAAGVTPQSLQEGAREAQSNGAGNRQGSTAATENSDTPMLDQFGTDLTALARENKLDPVIGRSEEIEQTIEILARRTKNNPVLIGEAGVGKTAIAEGLAQAIVAGDVPQQLRGKRVVSLDLPGMLAGTRYRGDFEERLTKTMDEISDNSQSMIVFIDELHTVVGAGGSGEGGMDAGNILKPRLARGELHLVGATTLGEYRKIEKDPALERRFQPVTVGEPSIEDAVRILAGLKDRYEEHHGVTYTDEAIRAAVEMSARYITDRFLPDKAIDLIDQAGARLSLQRGPRVDVAALREQAATLEASKNAAVAEEHYEEASRLRDEIEALNQQIAAAEGTQDGHSATEPNDGGASAGVVRSPSVVGEAEIAAIIARATGIPTARLTEGDRARLARLEEDLHQRVIGQEDAVAAIAKSVRRNRTGMGDEGRPVGSFLFLGPTGVGKTELAKALAESLFGDEKAMARFDMSEFGERHTVSRLVGAPPGYVGYDEAGQLTERVRRQPYSVVLLDEIEKAHPDVFNLLLQVLDDGRLTDSQGRTVDFRNTVVIMTSNLGSEFLASKGGALGFTANNDGDGFGSEPELRARVMGRLRESMRPEFINRIDEIVLFRKLNQEQLREIVRLQLGKTEARLQAQGIGVAVSEDAVAWIAEAGYEPEYGARPLRRVIQRELDDRIADLLVTEALHDGGRVTVSVDGGQLRVSAGVEAPLAA; this is translated from the coding sequence ATGCCATTGTTCTTCGGACCCGCAACATCAGGCAGCGGCTCATTCGACGAATTCCTGGCCCGCTACCTGCAGGGCCAGCGGGCCGCACAGGCCCGGCGCCCCATCGACATCACCCGGCTGCTGAGCCGCCGCTCGCACGAGCTGCTCGGCCACGCGGCCCGCTTCGCCACCGACCACGGCCATTCCGAGGTCGACGCGCTGCACATCCTGCGCGTCACAGTCGAACAGGAGCCAAGCGCCAGCCACCTCAAGCAGGCAGGCGCCGAGCCAGCCGCCATCGCCAAGGCTGCCGAGGAGCGCCTGCCCGAGGAGTCGGACGAAAAGCCGGACACTCCGCCGTCGCTCACCCAGTCGGCCCAGCGTGTGCTGCTCGACGCCCACCAGGTAGCCCGCTCCTTCGGGTCCACCTACATCGATCCCGAACACCTCTTTATCGCGTTCGTCCTTAACACAGAGTCGCCCGCGGGACAGGTGCTGGCTGCGGCCGGCGTCACGCCGCAGTCGCTGCAGGAAGGTGCCCGGGAAGCCCAGTCCAACGGCGCCGGCAACCGGCAGGGCTCAACCGCGGCCACCGAAAATTCGGACACCCCGATGCTGGACCAGTTCGGTACGGACCTGACCGCCTTGGCGCGTGAGAACAAGCTGGATCCGGTGATCGGCCGGTCGGAGGAAATCGAGCAGACCATCGAGATCCTGGCCCGGCGTACCAAGAACAACCCGGTGCTGATCGGCGAAGCCGGCGTGGGCAAGACCGCTATCGCTGAAGGCCTGGCGCAGGCGATCGTGGCGGGCGATGTCCCCCAGCAGCTGCGCGGCAAGCGCGTGGTCTCCCTCGATCTGCCCGGCATGCTCGCGGGAACCCGCTACCGCGGCGACTTCGAGGAGCGGCTGACCAAGACGATGGACGAGATCAGCGACAACAGCCAGAGCATGATCGTGTTCATCGACGAGCTGCATACCGTGGTCGGCGCGGGCGGCTCGGGCGAGGGCGGCATGGACGCCGGCAACATCCTCAAGCCGCGGCTGGCCCGGGGCGAACTGCACCTGGTCGGCGCCACCACGCTCGGCGAGTACCGCAAGATCGAGAAGGATCCGGCGCTGGAACGCCGCTTCCAGCCGGTCACGGTCGGCGAGCCGAGCATCGAGGACGCGGTCCGGATCCTCGCGGGGCTGAAGGACCGCTACGAGGAGCACCACGGCGTCACCTACACCGACGAGGCCATCCGCGCCGCCGTCGAAATGTCCGCCCGGTACATCACGGACCGCTTCCTGCCGGACAAGGCGATCGATCTGATCGACCAGGCCGGCGCCCGGCTGAGCCTGCAGCGCGGTCCGCGCGTCGACGTCGCGGCACTGCGCGAACAGGCCGCCACCTTGGAGGCCTCCAAGAACGCCGCGGTGGCCGAGGAGCACTATGAGGAAGCCTCCCGCCTGCGCGACGAGATCGAGGCGCTGAACCAGCAGATCGCCGCCGCGGAGGGAACCCAGGACGGCCACAGCGCAACGGAACCTAACGACGGCGGGGCGAGCGCCGGCGTCGTACGCTCACCGTCCGTGGTGGGTGAGGCCGAGATCGCCGCGATCATCGCCCGCGCCACCGGCATTCCGACCGCCCGGCTGACCGAGGGCGATCGCGCGCGCCTCGCCCGGCTCGAGGAGGACCTGCACCAGCGGGTCATCGGGCAGGAGGACGCGGTGGCCGCCATCGCCAAATCCGTGCGCCGGAACCGCACCGGCATGGGTGACGAGGGCCGGCCCGTGGGCAGCTTCCTGTTCCTCGGCCCCACCGGCGTGGGCAAAACCGAGCTCGCCAAGGCGTTGGCCGAGTCCCTGTTCGGCGACGAGAAGGCCATGGCGCGCTTCGACATGAGCGAGTTCGGCGAGCGCCACACCGTCAGCCGCCTGGTCGGTGCTCCCCCGGGCTACGTGGGCTACGACGAGGCGGGCCAGCTGACCGAACGCGTGCGGCGTCAGCCGTACTCGGTGGTGCTGCTCGACGAGATCGAGAAGGCCCACCCGGACGTGTTCAACCTGCTGCTCCAGGTGCTCGACGACGGCCGCCTCACCGACAGCCAGGGCCGCACGGTGGATTTCCGCAACACCGTGGTCATCATGACCTCCAACCTCGGCTCGGAATTCCTGGCCAGCAAGGGCGGCGCCCTGGGCTTCACCGCGAACAACGACGGCGACGGCTTCGGTTCCGAACCGGAGCTGCGCGCCCGGGTGATGGGCCGGCTGCGCGAGAGCATGCGGCCGGAGTTCATCAACCGGATCGACGAGATCGTGCTGTTCCGCAAGCTCAACCAGGAGCAGCTGCGCGAGATTGTCCGCCTGCAGCTGGGCAAGACCGAGGCCCGGCTCCAAGCCCAGGGCATCGGCGTGGCGGTCAGCGAGGACGCCGTGGCGTGGATCGCCGAGGCCGGCTACGAGCCGGAGTACGGCGCCCGCCCGCTGCGCCGCGTCATCCAGCGCGAGCTCGATGACCGGATCGCGGACCTGCTGGTCACCGAGGCACTGCACGACGGCGGACGAGTCACCGTGAGCGTTGACGGCGGGCAGCTGCGGGTTTCCGCAGGTGTGGAAGCACCGCTGGCCGCGTAA
- a CDS encoding LLM class flavin-dependent oxidoreductase, whose amino-acid sequence MRFSIFHGLGAPGDLANYNQHMKDAREYAVAAEKYGFWSTWYTEHHFGHEGQELTPNPIMMGVDIAARTSKIRIGQAASIVTFWHPLRLAEDLALLDQLSDGRLEVGVGRGLYGREALNLNPAADPRDQEKNRALFAETMEILQKAWNNEFFSHKGEFYEFPAPGVKWSHPLSPATPDFTENGEITKMAVVPRPLQPELPLWQVIDTPRSIISAAETGVQGIFWLPPVSALKGRFELYREHASKAQGREVPLGEGIALVRDVYVADTMEQAREEFEEAVLNTYKWITHWRGLSNLMEEGEELTDAHKLDFDLLMDRNMLVGTPEFVTEKIHELKREVGLEHMMLWTTHPGLKHEKAMRSLELFSEKVKPHFD is encoded by the coding sequence ATGCGCTTTTCGATTTTCCACGGCCTCGGCGCCCCCGGCGATCTGGCCAACTACAACCAGCATATGAAGGACGCCCGCGAGTACGCGGTAGCCGCCGAGAAGTACGGCTTCTGGTCCACTTGGTACACGGAGCACCACTTCGGGCACGAGGGGCAGGAGCTGACTCCGAACCCGATCATGATGGGTGTCGACATTGCCGCCCGCACCTCGAAGATCCGCATCGGCCAGGCCGCCTCAATCGTCACCTTCTGGCACCCGCTGCGGCTTGCCGAGGATCTCGCCCTGCTGGACCAGCTCTCCGACGGCCGCCTCGAAGTAGGCGTGGGCCGGGGACTGTACGGCCGCGAAGCACTGAACCTGAACCCTGCGGCCGATCCGCGCGACCAGGAAAAGAACCGCGCGCTGTTCGCCGAAACCATGGAGATCCTGCAGAAGGCCTGGAACAACGAGTTCTTCAGCCACAAGGGCGAGTTCTACGAGTTCCCCGCTCCGGGCGTGAAGTGGAGCCATCCGCTCTCGCCGGCAACCCCGGACTTCACCGAAAACGGGGAGATCACGAAGATGGCAGTGGTTCCCCGCCCCCTGCAGCCCGAACTCCCGCTGTGGCAGGTCATCGATACGCCCCGCTCCATCATTAGCGCCGCCGAAACCGGCGTGCAGGGCATCTTCTGGCTGCCGCCGGTGTCCGCGCTCAAGGGCCGCTTCGAGCTGTACCGCGAACATGCCTCCAAGGCCCAGGGCCGCGAGGTTCCGCTCGGCGAGGGCATCGCCCTGGTCCGCGATGTCTACGTGGCGGACACAATGGAGCAGGCCCGCGAAGAGTTCGAGGAAGCGGTCCTGAACACCTACAAATGGATCACCCACTGGCGCGGCCTGTCGAACCTGATGGAAGAGGGCGAAGAGCTCACCGACGCGCACAAGCTGGACTTCGATCTCCTGATGGACCGCAACATGCTGGTCGGCACGCCCGAATTCGTCACCGAAAAGATCCACGAGCTGAAGCGCGAGGTCGGCCTTGAGCACATGATGCTCTGGACCACGCATCCCGGCCTGAAGCACGAGAAGGCAATGCGCAGCCTCGAGCTGTTCTCCGAGAAAGTGAAGCCCCACTTTGACTAG
- a CDS encoding amino acid synthesis family protein encodes MTSIEQPSPDAAAGIRKIVYYQEEILVENGSMPPVPALRATAAAVIANPWKGTAPDTDLGPEAQRIAPHLAKALTDRLIDGLGGVEEIEAFGKAAIVGTGGEIEHAGALIHTPFFGNLVREYLDGSSIICFADDRAEAGQPLVVPMWHKTHAATRSHYQTITARIPDGPRADEIVVVAAASTGPRPHARIGDRKTDPAVTSRTLEGASA; translated from the coding sequence TTGACTAGCATTGAGCAGCCCAGCCCCGACGCCGCCGCCGGCATCCGCAAGATCGTGTACTACCAGGAGGAGATCCTGGTAGAGAACGGTTCCATGCCGCCGGTGCCGGCCCTGCGGGCCACCGCAGCCGCCGTTATTGCCAACCCTTGGAAAGGCACCGCGCCGGACACCGATCTCGGACCCGAGGCCCAGCGGATCGCTCCGCACCTCGCCAAGGCTCTTACCGACCGTCTGATTGACGGGCTCGGCGGTGTCGAGGAGATCGAGGCCTTCGGCAAGGCCGCCATCGTCGGCACCGGAGGCGAGATCGAGCACGCCGGTGCACTCATCCACACTCCGTTCTTTGGCAACCTCGTCCGGGAGTACCTCGACGGCTCGTCCATCATCTGCTTTGCCGACGACCGGGCCGAAGCCGGGCAACCGCTGGTCGTGCCGATGTGGCACAAGACCCACGCGGCAACCCGCAGCCACTACCAGACCATAACCGCCCGGATTCCGGACGGGCCCCGGGCGGACGAGATCGTCGTCGTTGCCGCAGCCTCAACCGGACCGCGTCCGCACGCCCGAATCGGCGACCGTAAAACAGACCCTGCAGTAACTTCCCGCACCCTTGAAGGAGCCTCCGCATGA
- the lepB gene encoding signal peptidase I, protein MPTGAAQRPSVSSPRKRRGRAGLVLLGLASLLAIRIWVMEPAVVDSDSMEPTLHPGSLVFVFKAAPQLSGIHPGDVVVFQSPQDNSMMIKRVVAVGNQTVEVRDAVLYVDGFAPDEPFVDHESIDGTHFSLRRIPPGEVFVMGDNRERSIDSRDFGTLPLSSLQGLVLGAGR, encoded by the coding sequence ATGCCTACCGGCGCGGCACAGCGTCCCTCCGTTTCCAGTCCCCGGAAACGGAGGGGCCGGGCAGGCCTTGTCCTGCTGGGCCTGGCCAGCCTTTTGGCCATCCGGATCTGGGTGATGGAGCCCGCCGTCGTTGATTCGGACAGTATGGAACCCACGCTGCATCCGGGCAGCTTGGTGTTTGTCTTCAAAGCGGCACCCCAGCTGTCCGGGATCCACCCCGGTGATGTCGTGGTCTTCCAGTCACCCCAGGACAACTCGATGATGATCAAGCGGGTGGTGGCGGTGGGAAACCAGACCGTCGAGGTTCGGGACGCCGTGCTGTACGTCGACGGCTTCGCTCCGGATGAGCCGTTTGTGGACCACGAGAGTATTGACGGCACTCATTTCTCCTTGCGGCGCATACCTCCGGGCGAGGTGTTCGTCATGGGAGACAACCGCGAGCGCTCCATCGATTCCCGCGATTTCGGTACGCTACCGCTTTCCTCCCTCCAGGGTCTGGTGCTCGGAGCGGGCAGGTAG
- a CDS encoding BCCT family transporter, whose translation MPHDSLPDKPEGTESRRLGAVFWSSIALIAAFVLWSSVSPQGLGDVMTASMNWVAASVGWSYLVVTLLCIGLMLYLGFSRFGGIRLGSDSDRPEYSTWAWLAMILSAVMGIGLISYGVAEPISHFMAPPHALAQPETMEAAVRAMQFSFFDWGPHAWAVFGIFGLAIGYSTHRKKRPGLVSPMLRPIFGKLVDGWFGKMIDVFAIIATLFGTTTSLGLGASQIAEGLGRVFGVSSGLVTQILIIAVVTVLFTLSALSGVNRGIKYISQITMTLSLALAVYVFIAGPTNFISNLFFRSVGQYFSDFLQVSLITPSTPDDLQWMQWWTYFMMAWWLSWGAFVGVFLAKISRGRTIRQFVAGVLGVPSLVFFAWFTIFGGSAIQMDMNGAGIGAATTENINSAFFAMLENLPLVQLTAVVTVVLVALFFISGADANTFVLSMLSSKGSLEPSKPVLGLWGGLTGACAVLLLLVGGLTALQQAAMLSALPFTVIVALLGTCLVMELRKDREFEALRHARLKDLDEKGKNTSA comes from the coding sequence ATGCCTCACGACAGCCTGCCGGACAAGCCGGAAGGGACCGAATCACGGCGTCTTGGTGCCGTTTTCTGGTCGTCCATCGCACTGATCGCGGCCTTTGTCTTGTGGTCTTCGGTGTCGCCTCAGGGCTTGGGCGACGTCATGACGGCCAGCATGAACTGGGTAGCAGCCTCCGTAGGATGGAGCTACCTGGTGGTGACCCTGCTGTGCATTGGTCTCATGCTCTACCTCGGCTTCAGCCGCTTTGGTGGAATCCGACTCGGTTCCGATAGTGACCGGCCCGAATACAGTACGTGGGCGTGGCTGGCCATGATCCTGTCGGCTGTGATGGGGATCGGCCTCATCAGCTACGGTGTAGCGGAACCCATTTCCCATTTCATGGCGCCGCCGCATGCTCTGGCGCAGCCCGAAACGATGGAAGCCGCAGTCCGGGCCATGCAGTTCAGCTTCTTCGATTGGGGTCCGCATGCCTGGGCGGTCTTCGGAATTTTCGGCCTGGCGATCGGGTACTCGACGCACCGCAAGAAGCGTCCTGGCTTGGTCTCCCCAATGCTGCGTCCGATCTTCGGCAAGCTGGTGGACGGTTGGTTTGGCAAGATGATTGACGTTTTCGCCATCATTGCCACTCTCTTTGGCACCACGACTTCGCTGGGGCTGGGCGCTTCGCAGATCGCTGAGGGCCTGGGGCGTGTCTTTGGGGTCTCATCCGGCCTCGTCACCCAGATTCTGATTATTGCAGTGGTGACTGTCCTGTTCACCCTATCGGCACTCTCCGGCGTGAACCGAGGCATTAAGTACATCAGCCAGATCACTATGACGCTGTCGCTGGCATTGGCGGTCTATGTCTTCATCGCGGGCCCCACCAACTTCATTTCCAACCTGTTTTTCCGCTCGGTGGGGCAGTACTTCAGCGACTTCCTGCAGGTCAGCCTGATAACGCCCAGCACTCCGGACGATCTCCAGTGGATGCAGTGGTGGACCTACTTCATGATGGCCTGGTGGCTCAGCTGGGGCGCTTTCGTCGGAGTCTTCCTGGCGAAGATTTCCCGCGGCCGCACCATCCGCCAGTTCGTGGCAGGCGTGCTCGGTGTGCCCAGCTTGGTCTTCTTCGCTTGGTTCACCATCTTCGGCGGCTCCGCCATTCAGATGGACATGAACGGCGCAGGTATCGGTGCGGCGACAACTGAGAACATTAATTCCGCATTCTTTGCAATGCTGGAGAACCTGCCGCTGGTCCAGCTCACGGCCGTGGTCACGGTTGTCCTGGTTGCCCTCTTCTTTATCTCGGGCGCCGATGCGAATACGTTTGTCCTGAGCATGCTCTCCTCGAAGGGAAGCCTGGAGCCAAGCAAGCCGGTTCTCGGGCTATGGGGCGGACTGACCGGAGCCTGCGCCGTTCTCCTGCTGCTGGTCGGCGGCCTAACGGCCCTGCAACAGGCGGCGATGCTCTCAGCATTGCCCTTCACCGTCATCGTGGCACTCCTCGGAACATGCTTGGTCATGGAATTGAGGAAGGACCGGGAGTTCGAGGCTCTGCGGCACGCACGGCTCAAGGACCTGGACGAAAAGGGTAAGAACACGTCGGCATAG
- a CDS encoding amino acid synthesis family protein, with protein MNVRKIVTLVEETLTEGGRPVEPNARVVVVAAIIDNPWHGQGFVEDLTEGIDAVASDIGELLAPRVVKTLGGNVEAYGKAAIVGLDGEIEHGSALIHTLKFGDHFRNAANATTLLPAVEKRGPAGVTFDIPLKHITDATIRSHHQSIEVRLADAPHPGEIVIALAAASQGRPQQRLAALSTEQ; from the coding sequence ATGAACGTCCGCAAGATCGTCACCCTGGTTGAAGAGACTCTCACCGAGGGCGGCCGGCCCGTCGAACCTAACGCCCGCGTCGTCGTCGTCGCCGCCATCATCGACAACCCCTGGCACGGACAGGGCTTCGTCGAAGACCTGACCGAAGGCATCGACGCGGTAGCCTCCGACATCGGCGAACTGCTCGCACCGCGCGTGGTCAAAACACTGGGCGGGAACGTCGAAGCCTACGGCAAGGCCGCGATTGTCGGCCTGGACGGCGAGATCGAGCATGGTTCGGCCCTGATCCACACGCTGAAGTTCGGCGACCACTTCCGCAACGCGGCCAACGCCACCACCCTGCTGCCGGCCGTGGAAAAGCGCGGACCGGCCGGAGTCACGTTCGACATCCCCCTCAAGCACATCACCGACGCGACCATCCGCTCGCACCACCAGAGCATTGAGGTCCGTCTGGCCGACGCACCGCACCCGGGCGAGATCGTCATTGCCCTCGCCGCCGCGTCCCAGGGCCGTCCGCAGCAGCGGTTGGCAGCCCTGTCAACGGAACAGTAG
- a CDS encoding GntR family transcriptional regulator, producing MQQTIVNQPGRNGALQGEPLLDKVRTLILGGDYPPGAPVSEVFLAQEFDVSRTPIREALKQLQHEGLVEIRPKVGTFVREPTRREIVELFQLKESFEGLAAGLLARRGKVREISILERNVEESDEAAAEQDVERYAELVHEFHHTIITGADNSKLAEHYERLMNQLAYHRLVLRTAGHPGRISASTSEHRTVLAMIKDKDHFGAEAAMRNHVYASSREVLTDSRDRTD from the coding sequence ATGCAACAGACGATCGTGAATCAGCCGGGCAGAAATGGCGCCCTTCAGGGAGAGCCTCTGCTCGACAAGGTGCGCACCCTTATCCTCGGCGGCGACTATCCACCCGGGGCCCCAGTGTCCGAGGTCTTCCTCGCGCAGGAATTCGATGTCAGCCGCACTCCCATCCGCGAGGCGTTGAAGCAGCTGCAGCATGAAGGCCTGGTGGAGATCCGCCCGAAGGTAGGCACCTTCGTCCGTGAACCCACGCGACGCGAGATTGTCGAACTGTTCCAACTCAAGGAAAGCTTCGAAGGACTCGCAGCAGGCCTGCTGGCCCGCAGGGGCAAAGTACGGGAGATCTCCATCCTTGAGCGCAACGTGGAGGAGTCCGACGAAGCCGCGGCCGAGCAGGATGTCGAACGCTACGCCGAGCTGGTCCACGAGTTCCACCACACGATCATCACTGGTGCCGACAACAGCAAACTTGCCGAGCACTACGAGCGGCTGATGAACCAGCTGGCCTACCACCGACTGGTACTGCGCACGGCTGGTCATCCCGGCCGTATCAGCGCCTCCACCTCCGAACACCGCACCGTGCTGGCCATGATCAAAGACAAAGACCATTTCGGCGCCGAAGCGGCCATGCGCAACCACGTTTATGCATCTTCCCGCGAAGTCCTCACGGACTCCCGCGACCGAACTGACTGA
- a CDS encoding alpha/beta fold hydrolase, which translates to MDIILVPGFWLDASSWSEVTPALVAAGHTVHPLTLPGLESVNASRAGIGLRDHIDAVVAAVDGMDGPVVLVGHSGGGAIIHGAVDARPERVARAVYVDSGPLAEGGVINDALPAEGDEIPLPPWDAFEEADLVDLDDGLRAAFRARAIPQPRGVAYDQQHLTDERRFDVPVTVIACEFPSSVLTDWIESGHPYVAELARIRDVGYMDLPTGHWPQFTKPAVLGAVILAAVER; encoded by the coding sequence ATGGATATCATCCTTGTGCCCGGATTCTGGCTCGACGCTTCCTCATGGTCGGAGGTCACGCCGGCGCTGGTCGCGGCAGGTCACACCGTCCACCCGCTCACGCTGCCAGGGCTGGAGTCCGTGAACGCATCGCGGGCCGGCATCGGGCTGCGGGACCATATCGACGCCGTTGTAGCGGCGGTCGATGGGATGGACGGGCCGGTAGTGCTTGTCGGCCACTCCGGAGGTGGTGCCATCATCCACGGTGCCGTCGACGCGCGGCCGGAGCGGGTGGCCCGGGCGGTTTATGTGGACAGCGGTCCACTGGCGGAGGGTGGCGTCATCAACGATGCGTTGCCGGCGGAGGGCGATGAGATTCCGCTGCCGCCGTGGGACGCCTTTGAGGAGGCCGACCTGGTGGACCTGGATGATGGACTTCGAGCGGCTTTCCGGGCGCGTGCCATTCCGCAGCCGCGCGGTGTGGCTTACGACCAACAGCACCTGACCGACGAACGGCGCTTCGACGTCCCAGTCACGGTCATCGCATGCGAGTTCCCGTCGTCGGTGCTGACCGATTGGATAGAGTCCGGCCACCCCTATGTGGCAGAACTGGCGCGGATCCGCGACGTAGGGTACATGGACCTGCCCACGGGGCACTGGCCGCAGTTCACGAAGCCTGCCGTGCTTGGCGCGGTCATTCTTGCCGCCGTCGAACGTTGA
- a CDS encoding GYD domain-containing protein: MPLYLSKFSYTPETWARLISKPEDRRQAAQAYIEAVGGKLHGFWYAFGSYDGYTLWEAPDNVSMAAVALAITGGGALSTLETTVLMTVDDTMQALRHADQVRYRAPGT, translated from the coding sequence ATGCCGCTCTATCTTTCAAAGTTCAGCTACACGCCGGAGACCTGGGCCAGGTTGATCAGCAAACCGGAGGACCGGCGCCAGGCCGCGCAGGCGTACATCGAGGCGGTTGGCGGCAAGCTCCACGGCTTCTGGTACGCCTTCGGTTCCTATGACGGATACACGCTCTGGGAAGCACCGGACAACGTTTCCATGGCCGCCGTGGCGCTCGCCATCACCGGAGGCGGCGCGCTGAGCACCTTGGAAACAACCGTGCTGATGACGGTCGACGACACGATGCAGGCGCTGCGGCACGCCGACCAGGTCCGCTACCGCGCTCCCGGCACCTGA